A segment of the Candidatus Nitrososphaera gargensis Ga9.2 genome:
GGGTGGATGAAGCAGAGAACGGAGGAATAACGCCGATCAATACGGCACCTCTTCGTGGAGGCCAGGATTTTCTTACTGCCATAGTTGCAGCAGAGCCTGGTACTTATGAATACTATTGCTGGTACCATCCAGAAATGCGCGGCAGGATAATCGCGCAATAAAATAGTAAGTAATAGTGTCACTGCTTTGCAGAAAGTTCATGCAGATCGTTTATAGTTGCAATTGCAGTGGTCTGCGTGTGCTATCAGTCTTGAATCCAAAACTGGCGGAAGAAAGACTGGACAGGATATATGTTTGCTCGCAGTGCAGGTCGGTTTTCCTGTTCAAGTCAGATGTAGAGGATCACAGAGAAATGTCAGGACATGTAGAAATGAAGGTGCGACCGTTCACATAGCGCCGGCCAGCTTGATTATCGTCAGCACATCTTCGTCTTCAAGCCGGTGATCCAGCCCCACTTTTTGCCCGTCGAACTTGGCGCTCTTGCCCCATATCAGCCCGTAGCGGAAGTTCTTGGCCATGTTGCGGTGTATCTTGTTGCACACATCCTGAACTGTCGAGCCGTTCTTCATTATCATAGGCTCTTCATAGTCGGTCTCGCCTCCCTTGGGACGCATGTAAATTCTGATAAGGTCGAGCTTTTGGTAGATGGCTTCCTTGAGAGCATCAATGTTGACGCCGGCGTCTGCAGAGATCGGGATAAAGTTGTTCCCTATCTTTGACTGGACCTCCTGGATAAAGCCCTTGTTCACAAGGTCTATCTTGTTGAGCACGATAAGCGACGGGATATAGACGCGGTTGCCGTTCAGCACGTCTATCAGCTGGTCGTCGGTCAGGTTGGGCTCGCGGATTATTATTCTGCCGTTTGGTATGCCATACAGCCGCATCATCTCCTTTATCAGCCGCTCCGAAACCTTGATTGGAACCTGCGCGTTAACTCCGATGCCGCCTGTCGACGTTTTTTCGATTACCACGTCTGGCGGCCGCTCGTCCAGCTTGATGCCGGCCTCTGCCAGCTCTTTTTTTAAGACGCCCAAGTGATGAGGCTGGAAGACGTCAAGAACAATGAGCACAAGGTCAGCGCTGCGCGCAACAGATAGCACGCGCTTGCCAAAGCCCTTGCCGCTTGAGGCGCCTTCGATGATTCCTGGAAGGTCCAGCACCTGAATCTTGGCGCCGCGGTGGTGCAGCATGCCGGGGACAGCCGTGAGAGTAGTGAACTGGTAAGACGCAACGCGCGATTTGGCGTTTGTGATCCTGTTGAGGAGCGTGGACTTGCCAACGCTTGGGAGGCCGATGAGGACTACGGTGGCATCGCCTGTCTTTCTGACGTCAAAGCCGACGTTCTCGCCGCCAGTATGCACCGTCCTACCATGAGTGTTTTCCTCCATCTCGCGCTTGAGGCGCGCTATCTTGGCCTTGAGCAGCCCTATGTGGAACTCGGTAGCCTTGTTGATCTGGGTGCGATGTATCTGGTCCTGTATCTCCTTTATCTTCTCTGGAATGCCCAAAGGCGATCACATCCCTTGTAGTAGGTAAAGCGATAAAAACATTCAGTCATGTGTTCTTTGGAAGAAAGAATTGTTATTTATCTTTAGTCTATCGTCAACATAGATCACAGGGGGCTACCTGCTTACAGAATCAGATGGCATGTTCCAGTCAGCATGGCCGCCATAGAACACGTATTTCGGATTTTCAGACAGGCTATTTATGATTCTCTTCTGTGCGAGCTTCAGGAAATCAAACTATTTGGTCGTATAGAGCTGGATGAAGCCTTGTTTGGCAGCCGAAGAAAGGGAGGTAAACGCGGCTGGGGTGTTGAGGGAAAGACTCTTGTATTTGGCATTTACAGAAGAAATGCATGGCAAGGTTATCACGTTTCCTGTATCGGACAGAAGAAAGGAGACGTTGATTCCGTTGATACGACAGCATACAAGAAAAGGCTCGTTGTATTATTCAGACGACCATACTGCGTATGCCGCTTTGAATCTGACTGGCAAACATCAGATCATAGCTCATAGCAGAGTACGTTAGAGTAGAAGACGCTCACATCAAGGGAATTGAAGGATTCTGGAGCTATGCCAAGACATGGCTATACCACTGTCGTGGTGTACCGAAACAATACTTCCATTTGTATCTGAAAGAAATAGAATTCAGGTTCAACTACAGGAACGAAAATTTGCATCCAATACTGACAAAAATGGTCGTCAGAACTGCTCCAGATCTTTAGGTATTACCTTTGACTATTTGCTCGTGTCATTTGACTACTTGATATTGATGCTAGCAAATTCATAGGCTCCGCTGCTCTCGTTGAAAATTGACCACAGTACCAATCATATAACAAAAATGCTGGATATGAACAGCTTTTCTAAACATTTGCTTGCTATTGGAAGAGAACAATAATACCTTCGCATTAAATGGGGCCACCGCGTAATGTCGCAGATTCCAAGACCTAAGCTACATTATATATGGCGTATGGGATGGCGACCGATAACTGTGCCATGAAGTTGCGTTTATATTTTGTACGTTATCCAGACTGTCCGGGCTCCGGTGGTGTAGTCCGGTTAAGCATTTCGCCCTCTCAAGGCGGAGATCCCGGGTTCAAATCCCGGCCGGAGCATTCTTTTCTCCCACCAGCACCAATTCTAAATTAGATAGATCCTGAATTGTACAGAAGGCTTGGTTGGGATGGTGTCATTTTTTGTTCTGCCAGTAATAAGAAAAGATAGCTTATAAATTCGCATAGGTGCTGCTGACAGATTCAAGAATCTTATAAGCATTTAATTTTCAATGTTAAAAGGGTTATCTATCTAAATGTTATTTGAGATATGTGAACGCAATCGACTCCTTGGTATTGGTGGCACTTGGGTTTGCTCCGACCTTTGCTGCTCTAGAGATGTCTTGGAGAATGGGCAAGATGATCGGAAGCGCGGAGAACTAGTGGCCGTTAAGGCCAAGTAACCACGCGTCAGCTTGCCCATTGTTTTTCTGTTGTGCTTTTCTAAATATCTATACATATACATAGACTTGCAGTAAAAAATTACTTTCTATTACAAGCAGGATTTATTATAGCTCTACACCTGTCATGATCATGCCTCCAACTTCCATCTATAAAGTATTCTACATGCTTGATATCGTCCTTGTCTGATACTATCCATCCTCTCGTCACCATTCTTTGGCGATCCAGGTAGCGCACGAATTAGCGATGATAGTGAGGGTGGCGGAGGAGGGTCAAGTTGAGATATGATGCTAATGCACAATATTGTATTTAATAGAGGGGCTTTGTTTAAAAAGTCAACAATCCATGCTTGGATAGCTGTTTGATTGCATGACTTTGTTTTTATGAGTTATTACTTTTTACACAAAGCCTAATAGAGGATCTCAGCGTTTTTAGAAGGTCTTTTTCGTCCTGTGTATGAGGTAGATGCCAAAAACTCCCATTATTCCACCGGCCACTGCCAGAGGAATGTTTGCTGGCAGTATGACCTCCACATTTTGCCAAAGCAAGGCCAATTGAAAGACCACCGTCAGGATTATGGAAAATGAGCCAATGATAGAAGTGAGCGAGGCACCTATCCTTGACAAGCCCACTACATAAGTCAGGGCCGCAGTTAACGGAAGAAGCGAAAATAACAATAACACCATCCAATCCTGTGCCGATATCGCCGGAGCTTGCGTCGTCCATAGTATCATGGCCAGTATCAGGCCGGAAATGAAAAGAGAAGAGCCTGTAACTGCCTGCGCCGAATGCGTCTTGGCTAGTTTTGTAATGAAAATTATCCCAGATCCAAATGCTGTTGCAGACAGCATGGCTTCTATATCGCCAAATGTGATCAGCGCGTCAAGACCGCTGCTCATCACTGTTGCAAAGAATCCTGCAAGCGCGATCATTACACCAGCGAGCTGGAGCCTGCTCAATTTCTCACTCAAGGCAGCCCTTGCAAGAAGTAGTATGACTACTGTCTCAAGCGGCCCGGCAAGAAGGCCTTCCTTTGATGCGCCTACCCTGCCAACCGAATCGTACCATGCGAATACTCCTGTAGCAAGAAGTACTGAACCAGGCAACAAGTATTTCCAAGATTGAAAGACTGTGATGCTCTTTTTCTTTTCAGACCCAAACGATATCAGGAGCATGACTGCGCCGGCCAAAGGGATGCTGTTTGCCGCTATGACAAGTGGAGCGAGCTGAATCTGGGTTGCGAGCATTTCCACAATTATTGACTCTATTGACAGCAGAGCAGCATGAAGAAAGATGATCCAAGAGTGGCGAATCAAGTAGTGGTCACGTCTTTTCAGATACGCCTATTTCTTTATTATGAGAGAGCCAGCTTCAACATCTGGATGATGGAAGTGCAGGCAACAGCAAGAGATCAGTGCATGTTTGTCCTCCTACGGATTACCAATACTGTCGGACCTGTTGATCTTGCACTGGCCTTTGTGTTTCTTGTCCTACAATGATTAGAACTATCCTTCAAGAGCTCTTGGGAGAACATTATTCCAAATGCAGCAAGCAAGTTTGTCAATACGTTTTTGTATAAAGCTAGTAACAATATACTATAACAATGTCTGTTAAGAAAGTAATATCAAAAGACAGGGTTAAAGAATACATGATCGTCACACTTGTCAGTCACATTGTAGGGCAGCTCGTCTTTCTACCGTGGAACCTGTATGTCATGAACTTTACGCCCGAACAGTTTCTGAGAGGTGCGATAGCAAGTATTCCAATAGCGTTCATCTGGAACTATGCAGGAATCAAGGTCAACCTGTATTGTAGCTATAAAGTAAAATCATTTGTAGAGAATGTGGCGACCCGAAAGCACTAAAAGTCATGGCTTGGTTCTATAAACGCAAAGATTTATTCAATTTACACTACTACTTTTTTACCAGAGGTTGCTGACATGCCGCCGGCTCGAAAGAAGAACAGCAAGGGCAAGAAGCGATGGGTAAGCAAGGTCACCACCGAATCAACCTTTCCCAAAAAAGGCATATTCACCAAGGATGCAGAGACGATTGCGCGACACATGGCTTCAAAGAAGGTAAGTCCAAAAGGGATAGGCTCGGGCATACGTATGATACAATACTTCATAAACCGCGCAGGCAGGAGCTTGCCTGCTTCACGGAGGCGCGAGCTAGAGAAGGCAAAAAGGATACTGCAGGCCCGACAAAAAAATAGATAAAAATTTGCTCTTGTGTTTTGCCACCACGATCCAAACGGTTTCTACGGGTTTCCAAATGAAGGCTCAGGATTCGGCAGTCCGGTATATTCTCTTCATTTTTTCGCCCTTGCGGGCAGATAATAGGGGGACTGTTACTTCGTCATCATCCTGCAGCCTGCATTAGATGGGAAGCAGGCCGGTAAAAATCGTTATTCTATTACGTGCACGCTGTGGAAGCCGGCCTTGCATTTCGGGCAAGCAGAATGAACGCCCATACAGTCCAAGCAAAAATCAGCCGCGGCCAAGAATTCGGATTCGTCACCACGGTAAAAGCAGTTCTCGCAGAACCTCTTTGCCAAACTCTCTTATCCTAACCTATCCTAGTTGCAATTTAACTTTTTGCATCATTTCTTCTTCTTTCTGCTTGTTGGTTTTTTCTTGATCGTCTGCATTACCCTGTCCCGTATCCTGTTTACGTTTGCCCGTGGCGTCACTGACAGGCAAAGAATGCCGTCACCAAGTGGAAAAGTCATGAGCGTAACTTTGTCATGCTCGGTAATGCTGTAACGAACCTTGCCCAGCTTGTCGCTATACGATTCGAGCGTGGTGAGGTTCCACAGCGACTGTATGTACATCTGCTGCTCGGCGGTCTCGTCGAGCAGCGGCTCGATCCCCTGCTGGAAGCCACCCTCTATGACTTCGCCCCTGTTGTTTACAATGCCGACAAATCGTATGTTGCGGTCAAGCTTGATAATCTTGTCGCACAGGTTGCGTTGCATGAATGGTAGTGGCTTGTAGGAATATAAATCGTTTACACAAATTATTCGGCAAGCCGGGTTTCCATGGAGTGGCCGTCTTTGATATGCGCAGAATAGTGCAGGTGGACTAGCTCATTAATGTCCGCGTCGGTAAAGTACTTCGTAGAATACCTTGCAAGCACAGTCTTGCAGTCAGAGCAATAGATCTCTTTGAACGGCAATGACAGTACTACAATGAGCAGCTCCCACTTTTATGCATTGTTTTAGCGGCGATACCTGTTTTCCGTGAATCGCATCTTGGAAGCCTTGTAATAGATCACTTCGCCACGCCGCTCTATCACTGCTACTACCGCTTCCTTACCCATCCTTTCTATCTGATCGATTGCGCTTGCAAAGTCCTTGACAGTCGTGTTTGTCCCCTCGTTTATGCCAAAGATCACATACTTGGCAGGCTTTTTCTCGTACTCGCCCCGATCGTAGACGCGAAAGTCGTTGCCAAACCCGAACCCCTCTTTTGCGACATAGCCCCTGCTTCGCAGGTCTCGGTAGACCAGAAACTTTGTCATGATGTTCCTGTCGTATTTGAGCAGTAATTCAAACAGCGGGTCAAACGTCATGCCGGGTTTGTTCTTGAGCGCAAGGCGCTTTGTGTGCATTAGGTACAGCGCCTCGTATGGCTTGAGCACATATTCGGCGTCTTCCTTTTCGCCAAAGCCCTTTGTACGGAGCTCATCCTGAAAGCGCGTTTTGTCAACCAGTATCTTTCCGCCTGCTGCAAGCCGCGCCTCTACTACAGATGGCATCTCGGCCTCACTCATTTTAGAGCCAGAAAATGGCTGCTGCGCGCTCGGCGGAGCTGTTGCTGATGACGACATAACGATTAAATCACAGCAAACCTCCACATTTAAGCATTCAAATAAAATTAGTGTATTGATATGAAGGGAGTCAATTATCGTGAAACTCGTGGAATGCCATATGTCCGGCGCGAATACATAGCTGGCAAGCCCCAGATCAAGATCGCAAGGTTTTCCTCTGGCCAGGCCGGCAACAATTATGATTACAAGCTCGAACTTCTGGCGACTGAAAAGATCCAGATAAGGCACAATGCCCTTGAGGCCGCCAGGCTTGCGGCCAACAAGAGGATGG
Coding sequences within it:
- a CDS encoding OBG GTPase family GTP-binding protein gives rise to the protein MGIPEKIKEIQDQIHRTQINKATEFHIGLLKAKIARLKREMEENTHGRTVHTGGENVGFDVRKTGDATVVLIGLPSVGKSTLLNRITNAKSRVASYQFTTLTAVPGMLHHRGAKIQVLDLPGIIEGASSGKGFGKRVLSVARSADLVLIVLDVFQPHHLGVLKKELAEAGIKLDERPPDVVIEKTSTGGIGVNAQVPIKVSERLIKEMMRLYGIPNGRIIIREPNLTDDQLIDVLNGNRVYIPSLIVLNKIDLVNKGFIQEVQSKIGNNFIPISADAGVNIDALKEAIYQKLDLIRIYMRPKGGETDYEEPMIMKNGSTVQDVCNKIHRNMAKNFRYGLIWGKSAKFDGQKVGLDHRLEDEDVLTIIKLAGAM
- a CDS encoding EamA family transporter, with the protein product MIRHSWIIFLHAALLSIESIIVEMLATQIQLAPLVIAANSIPLAGAVMLLISFGSEKKKSITVFQSWKYLLPGSVLLATGVFAWYDSVGRVGASKEGLLAGPLETVVILLLARAALSEKLSRLQLAGVMIALAGFFATVMSSGLDALITFGDIEAMLSATAFGSGIIFITKLAKTHSAQAVTGSSLFISGLILAMILWTTQAPAISAQDWMVLLLFSLLPLTAALTYVVGLSRIGASLTSIIGSFSIILTVVFQLALLWQNVEVILPANIPLAVAGGIMGVFGIYLIHRTKKTF
- a CDS encoding DUF3175 domain-containing protein, whose amino-acid sequence is MPPARKKNSKGKKRWVSKVTTESTFPKKGIFTKDAETIARHMASKKVSPKGIGSGIRMIQYFINRAGRSLPASRRRELEKAKRILQARQKNR
- a CDS encoding DUF6659 family protein, with product MQRNLCDKIIKLDRNIRFVGIVNNRGEVIEGGFQQGIEPLLDETAEQQMYIQSLWNLTTLESYSDKLGKVRYSITEHDKVTLMTFPLGDGILCLSVTPRANVNRIRDRVMQTIKKKPTSRKKKK
- the endA gene encoding tRNA-intron lyase translates to MSSSATAPPSAQQPFSGSKMSEAEMPSVVEARLAAGGKILVDKTRFQDELRTKGFGEKEDAEYVLKPYEALYLMHTKRLALKNKPGMTFDPLFELLLKYDRNIMTKFLVYRDLRSRGYVAKEGFGFGNDFRVYDRGEYEKKPAKYVIFGINEGTNTTVKDFASAIDQIERMGKEAVVAVIERRGEVIYYKASKMRFTENRYRR